Proteins encoded in a region of the Leopardus geoffroyi isolate Oge1 chromosome E2, O.geoffroyi_Oge1_pat1.0, whole genome shotgun sequence genome:
- the DHX34 gene encoding probable ATP-dependent RNA helicase DHX34, with the protein MPPPRTKEGGGDRGRHWDPSEEDAPEKWDWNCPETRRLFEDAFFRDEDYIPQGSEERKKFWTFFERLQRFQNLKSTRKGDKDPGRPKHSIPALADLPCAYDPRYRINLSVRGPDARGSRGLDRQPPERVSEFRRALLHYLDFGQKQAFGRLARLQRERAALPIAQYGTRILQTLKEHQVVVVAGDTGCGKSTQVPQYLLAAGFSHVACTQPRRIACISLAKRVSFESLSQYGSRVGYQIRFESTRTAATKIVFLTVGLLLRQIQREPRLPQYQVLIVDEVHERHLHNDFLLGVLRRLLPERPDLKVILMSATINISLFSSYFGGAPVVQVPGRLFPITVVYQPQEAEPPASKSEKLDPRPFLRVLEAIDNKYPPEERGDLLVFLSGMAEISAVLEAAQAYASHTQRWVVLPLHSALSVADQDKVFDVAPPGVRKCILSTNIAETSVTIDGIRFVVDSGKVKEMGYDPQAKLQRLQEFWISQASAEQRKGRAGRTGPGVCFRLYAESDYDAFAPYPVPEIRRVALDALVLQMKSMCVGDPRTFPFIEPPPPASLETAILYLRDQGALDSSEALTPIGSLLAQLPVDVVIGKMLILGSMFHLAEPVLTIAAALSVQSPFTRSAQSNPEGAAARRPLDSDHGDPFTLFNVFNTWVQVKSERSRSSRKWCRHRCIEEHRLYEMANVRRQFKELLEDHGLLARARAPKPGDSYSRLRQRRERRTLYQLKRRHEEGGGHRRKVLRLQEDPGGCSSEEDPGAGDSVDIQDVKFKLRHSLDQLQAATTSAQDLTRDQVALLKLVLGRGLYPQLAVPDPFNSSRKDSDQIFHTQSKQGTVPHPTSVFASSPEVLHTQEQEAGGGEGSRDDKDKLSSRHQLLTFVSLLETNKAYLVNCVRIPALQSLLLFSRSLDTNGDCSRLVADGWLELQLADSESAVRLLAASVRLRARWESALDRQLARQAQQRRPEVDQEEEEEEDPVARKEVADLSRELLKFTASKVPYSLRRLTGLEVQNLYVGPQTITAMPSLPGLFGSSALSPHPTKGGYAVTDFLTYNCLTSDTDLYSDCLRTFWTCPHCGLHVPLTPLERIAHENTCPEAPQDGPPGAEEAAPEPLQKASVLQKPYHCAACQKDFLFTPTEVLRHRRQHV; encoded by the exons ATGCCTCCTCCCAGAAcgaaggagggtgggggtgacCGAGGCCGACACTGGGATCCCAGTGAGGAGGACGCCCCTGAGAAATGGGACTGGAATTGTCCGGAGACCCGTCGCCTCTTCGAGGACGCCTTTTTCCGTGATGAGGATTATATACCCCAGGGTTCTGAGGAGCGCAAGAAGTTCTGGACCTTCTTTGAACGCTTACAGAGATTCCAGAACCTCAAGAGCACCAGGAAGGGGGACAAAGACCCTGGGCGTCCCAAGCACAGCATCCCGGCGCTGGCCGACCTGCCTTGCGCTTACGACCCCCGTTACCGCATCAACCTCTCGGTCCGGGGCCCCGACGCCCGGGGCTCTCGGGGGCTGGACAGACAGCCCCCGGAGAGGGTGTCCGAGTTCCGCCGAGCCCTTCTGCACTACCTAGACTTTGGCCAGAAGCAGGCGTTTGGCCGACTGGCCAGACTGCAGAGGGAACGGGCGGCCCTCCCCATCGCCCAGTACGGGACCCGCATCCTGCAGACACTGAAGGAACaccaggtggtggtggtggcgggtgACACGGGCTGTGGCAagtccacccaggtgccccagtacctGCTGGCCGCCGGCTTCAGTCACGTGGCATGCACCCAGCCCCGGCGTATCGCCTGCATCTCCCTGGCCAAGCGCGTCAGCTTCGAGAGCCTCAGTCAGTATGGCTCACGG GTCGGCTACCAGATCCGCTTTGAGAGCACACGCACGGCAGCCACCAAGATCGTGTTCCTGACGGTGGGGCTGCTCCTGAGGCAGATCCAGCGGGAGCCCCGCCTGCCCCAGTACCAGGTCCTGATCGTGGACGAAGTCCACGAACGCCACCTGCACAACGACTTCCTGCTGGGCGTTCTCCGGCGCCTGCTGCCCGAGCGGCCTGACCTCAAGGTCATCCTCATGTCGGCCACCATCAACATCTCGCTCTTCTCCAGCTACTTCGGCGGGGCCCCCGTGGTGCAGGTGCCCGGGAGGCTGTTCCCCATCACG GTCGTGTACCAGCCACAGGAGGCCGAGCCGCCGGCGTCCAAGTCGGAGAAGCTGGACCCTCGGCCTTTCCTGAGGGTGCTGGAGGCCATCGACAATAAGTACCCGCCGGAGGAGCGGGGCGACCTCCTCGTCTTCCTGAGCGGCATGGCGGAGATCAGTGCGGTGCTCGAGGCGGCCCAGGCCTATGCCAGCCACACCCAGCGCTGGGTGGTTCTGCCGCTGCACAGCGCCCTCTCCGTGGCCGACCAAGACAAG GTGTTCGATGTGGCCCCCCCTGGGGTTCGGAAATGCATCCTCTCCACCAACATCGCTGAGACCTCAGTCACCATTGATGGGATACGCTTCGTAGTAGACTCTG GGAAGGTGAAGGAGATGGGCTATGACCCACAGGCCAAGTTGCAGCGGCTGCAGGAATTCTGGATCAGCCAGGCCAGTGCCGAGCAGCGGAAGGGCCGGGCGGGCCGCACGGGCCCCGGCGTCTGCTTCCGCCTCTATGCTGAGTCGGACTACGATGCCTTCGCCCCCTACCCCGTCCCGGAGATTCGGAGGGTGGCCCTCGACGCGCTGGTGCTGCAG ATGAAAAGCATGTGCGTGGGGGACCCGCGAACCTTCCCCTTCATCGAGCCTCCGCCACCAGCCAGCCTGGAAACGGCCATCCTCTACCTCCGGGACCAGGGGGCCCTGGACAGCTCAGAGGCCCTCACCCCTATCGGCTCTCTGCTGGCCCAGCTTCCGGTGGACGTGGTGATCG gGAAGATGCTGATCCTTGGTTCCATGTTCCACCTGGCGGAGCCCGTGCTCACCATCGCGGCTGCCCTCAGTGTCCAGTCGCCCTTTACCCGCAGCGCCCAGAGCAACCCCGAGGGTGCGGCCGCGCGGCGGCCCCTGGACAGTGACCACGGTGACCCCTTCACGCTCTTCAATGTCTTCAACACCTGGGTGCAG GTGAAATCCGAACGGAGCAGGAGCTCACGCAAGTGGTGCCGCCACCGGTGCATAGAGGAGCATCGGCTGTACGAGATGGCCAACGTACGGCGCCAGTTCAAG GAGCTGCTGGAGGACCACGGGCTGCTGGCCAGGGCCCGGGCCCCGAAGCCGGGGGACAGTTATAGCCGGCTGCGGCAGCGCCGGGAACGCCGGACACTGTACCAGCTGAAGCGCCGGCACGAGGAGGGCGGGGGACACAGGCGCAAGGTGCTGCGGCTGCAGGAGGACCCGGGCGGCTGCTCCAGCGAAGAGGACCCGGGGGCCGGCGACAGCGTGGACATCCAG GATGTGAAGTTTAAGCTGCGGCACAGCCTGGATCAGCTGCAGGCGGCCACCACCTCGGCCCAGGACCTGACGCGGGACCAGGTGGCCCTGCTCAAGCTGGTGCTGGGCCGGGGCCTCTACCCCCAGCTTGCAGTCCCAGACCCGTTCAACAGCAGCCGCAAGGACTCGGACCAG ATTTTCCACACCCAGTCCAAGCAGGGCACCGTGCCGCACCCCACTTCCGTCTTTGCCAGCAGCCCGGAGGTTCTGCACACGCAGGAGCAAGAGGCCGGGGGCGGTGAAGGGAGCCGAG ATGACAAGGACAAGCTGAGCAGCAGGCACCAGCTCCTCACCTTCGTCTCCCTGCTGGAGACCAACAAGGCCTACCTGGTGAACTGCGTCCGCATCCCCGCGCTCCAG TCTCTCTTGCTGTTCAGCCGGTCCCTGGACACCAACGGTGACTGCTCGCGCCTGGTGGCTGACGGCTGGCTGGAGCTCCAGCTTGCGGACAGTGAGAGTGCCGTCCGGCTTCTGGCGGCTTCCGTGCGGCTCCGTGCCCGCTGGGAAAGTGCCCTGGACCGGCAGCTGGCGCGTCAGGCCCAGCAGCGGCGGCCGGAGGTGGaccaagaagaggaggaggaggaggatccCGTCGCCCGCAAGGAGGTGGCCGACCTGAGCAGGGAGCTGCTGAAGTTCACGGCCTCCAAG gtccCCTACAGCCTCCGGCGGCTCACGGGGCTGGAAGTCCAGAACCTCTATGTGGGACCCCAGACCATCACAGCCATGCCCAGTCTTCCTGGCCTCTTTGGTAGCTCTGCCTTGTCCCCTCACCCCACCAAAGGGGGCTACGCAGTCACTGACTTCCTCACCTACAACTGCCTCACG AGCGACACGGACCTGTACAGCGACTGTCTCCGCACCTTCTGGACCTGCCCCCACTGCGGCCTGCACGTGCCCCTGACGCCCTTGGAGCGCATTGCGCACGAGAACACCTGCCCCGAGGCCCCACAGGACGGTCCCCCAg ggGCTGAGGAGGCCGCCCCCGAGCCCCTCCAGAAGGCGTCTGTCCTGCAGAAGCCCTACCACTGCGCGGCCTGCCAGAAGGACTTCCTGTTCACACCCACGGAGGTTCTGCGGCACCGGCGGCAGCACGTGTGA